The genomic interval AAATTATTCGTCTCTAAAATCACGCTGAAGGCGTCCCGGGGTGTAATATTCTGCAAATTCATGTTGAGCATCCGATTGTTAACTTCTGAACTCAACAAAAGATTCTTTCCAAGACGGTTACAAAGCATTTGCAGGGTATTTTTCAGGGAAACGCCCTTCAAGTTCAGGTTAATACGCCCGCGCTTGCCATTTTGAACCGCCACGTACTCTTGGGTCCCGGTTACAGTCGCAGTCGAGCCGACTATCATTTGGAGAAAAAATATGCCAACAAAAAATTTAATCCTGAATAAAGTCACCATTCTTCCTAAACACTTATTTAACCACTTTCATCTTCAGGCAGGTGCAAAACAATTTTCCCCTTTGGAGAAAACAGGATGACCTGCTTTTTGAGAATTCGTTTTACTCGAAACCGGCCCAACATATTTCCAACCTGAACGACTTCTCCACTGATCACAGCCGATGGGAATTTATTGTGCCATAAAATACCTTTTAATTCTAAGTCACCTTGGTTGAAGCTTTTTTCCCGCCCTGACAGAGAGTTTGTACTTGAGTGTGCATCCGGCCTCACAAACGGATCCCTCTCTAGTACCGGCGCCTGTGTGGACTCTCCGGATTTAAAATTATGGTTTGTCTGCTGGGGTTCTTTTAATTCATTAAACAATCTAAAATAAGAGTTATCAATCCCAAGATCACTACCCTGAAAGAGACGGTCAACCAGAGTATGGTCCAAAAGCTGAAGTCCAATCAGCATGAGGAATGTCAACCCGACAGTTAGAGATATTAATTTTTTGATATTTACTTTTGCCATTATTTGTTCTCAACAAGCAAAATAAATTCCATTTTACCATTCAAAATATTCTGAGAAGAATTCTTGTTATAGATTCTAAAATTTTTGACAAATAAAAGCTCCTCCCATCCTTCCAATCGGTTTAGATAAGAGAAGAGCTCTAGAATCGTTCCAGTAAAATTTACATCGATTGCAATAAGGTTTGATTTCTTTTCCTGACGTTTGATTTTGGTTCTAACGGTTAAGCCAGCACTCTCCGCTGCAAGTTCGAGTCTGGAAACAAAAGCCGGGATTTGTGCATTGGTCAGGTGACTTGAAGCGATTTGTTTTTGTTTTTCATTTAAATAATCAACTTGCTGTTGGAGAGATTTACTAATTCCAGACATATCAGTCGATTTCAATTGAATGTATATCTCTTGCATCTCTTCTAAATCACGTTCAGCGGCTAGCACCATTTCTTGACTTGGCGACAGGAAAAAATAGTTAAGCGCCAAATTGCCGGCCACAAAAACAGACAATGCAATAAATAATGTTCTCTTTTTAAAAGCACGAAAAAAAACTTGTAATCTTCTAATCATAGCTTTTGTTAAAAAATCTCATTCAACCAGGAAAAGGTCATTTCAAAATTATGCACATATTTGTTTTCAATTTTTCTAAATTTCATTTCGTCGAAGTTCAACTGGCAACTAGCCAGAGAAAATGGTTCGCTTTTCTGAATCACAGACTGAAATTTCGGCAGTGCGCCTTCTTCATTTAGAAATAAACTACCCCTAACAATCATTTCTTTCTTAAAGCCGGGTTTCTTCTTATTGTTATCGGCAAAAACCTTCTTACCAGTAGTAGAAAGTCGAACTTCAGTTAACCAGAAATCCGGCGGTATCTTCACAGCCAACCTTTTCAAACATTCGAGAATGAAACCGGGTTCAACCGTTGATGCGTAAACTTTGTCAAGACTCTTTCTGCTTTTATTCATTTCTTGAAATAATTTGACCGCTTGTCGAAATTGTGGCGAACTGTCGTCGATCTCGACTTTTAATTTGTTCATCTCTATATTATAAGTCTCGATTAACGATTGATTGTTCTGATATTGTAGGAACATTAGTAAGATTGCCATCGCCCAGGCGAATGCGTAAAATAGAGTCGCACGTTTTCGGATCTTATCGTTTCTCTCCAGAGCCACCTCATTAGCTATAAAATTAATTTTAATCAAAACCTAATTCCCTCTTAGAGCACAGCCAATTGCCGGTATTAAATATCTGCCACTCTCTAACTGATTTCTTGTAAGCTCTTTATTTCCGCCATTGGTAAATTGTAGAATTGGATTCCATATCCTGGTCTCGATCTCGAAAGCCTGCTCAAAATTCTCAGCCAGATCAGCCAGCACGAATCCGCCGCCGGAAAGATAAATTTTATCAAATTTCAATATCCCCTCTTGTGTCTGAATATGTCTCATACATTTCCGAACTTCAGAAGAAAAATTCTCAAAATTGGCAGGATGAATTTGTAGTGGAGATAAATTTTGTAAGAAGTCCAGATCAGTCCACTTAGACTCATCTCCTGCCGCCACCGAGGTCTCTACTTTAGAATTTGTCATCTCAGGGGTTTGCTCGTTAAGCTGCTCGGCTCCCAATTCTATAACATGGAAAAAAGGCGGTCTGCCGGGAAGAATGATAAGACAGATTGAATAATGATCACTCACCTGCACAATCGTCGTCGGTCCAAAATCCTTCTCGGAGAAATAGTAAAAGGCGTTGTAAACCCCCAGCGCATCCAAATCGAAGACATTTGCTTTGAGTCC from candidate division KSB1 bacterium carries:
- the pilM gene encoding pilus assembly protein PilM: LFDKIRRELRQVTEQSLDDMQIACCELEDKGSEDDKIPLLVCAIQNEVFARYKSIISRAGLKANVFDLDALGVYNAFYYFSEKDFGPTTIVQVSDHYSICLIILPGRPPFFHVIELGAEQLNEQTPEMTNSKVETSVAAGDESKWTDLDFLQNLSPLQIHPANFENFSSEVRKCMRHIQTQEGILKFDKIYLSGGGFVLADLAENFEQAFEIETRIWNPILQFTNGGNKELTRNQLESGRYLIPAIGCALRGN